A genome region from Coprococcus phoceensis includes the following:
- a CDS encoding spore germination protein, whose product MVDKKVTKQVKASLQENVTYLNSILPVSESFDLIQRDMIIGEKQSTFYFIDGFTKDETMLKIMTSFFALKKDDMPSNATGFSKMALPYVEVDIIADFDMIIRNILSGVTCLFIDGYEACIAIDCRTYPARGVEEPDKDKSLRGSRDGFVETIVFNTALMRRRIRDPHLVMKMIEIGNSSRTDVAVCYMSDRVDQELLDNLLKRLDTINVDALRMNQQSLAEELFKRKWFNPFPKFKFTERPDTASVCLLEGKVVLLVDNSPSAMILPTSILDIIEEANDYYFPTLTNVYLKVSRAIITFATVFLTPAFLLFMQNLNWLPEAFQFVSLKDTVNIPLIFQLLILELAIDGLRLAAMNTPSMLSTPLSVIAGIVMGEFSVKSGWFNSEVMLYMAFVAVANYTQPNFELGYALKFMRLLLLVLTACFNWIGFLAGTIIIICSIAFNKTLSGRSYLNIKLN is encoded by the coding sequence ATGGTAGATAAAAAAGTGACAAAACAGGTGAAAGCATCGCTTCAGGAAAATGTGACGTATTTAAACAGCATACTTCCGGTCAGTGAAAGTTTTGACCTGATTCAGCGTGATATGATTATCGGAGAAAAGCAGAGTACATTTTACTTCATTGATGGATTTACGAAAGATGAGACAATGCTTAAAATCATGACATCTTTTTTTGCGTTGAAAAAAGACGATATGCCAAGTAATGCAACCGGGTTTTCAAAGATGGCGCTTCCGTATGTGGAAGTGGACATTATTGCTGATTTTGATATGATCATCCGAAATATATTGTCCGGAGTCACCTGTCTGTTTATTGACGGATATGAGGCTTGCATTGCGATTGACTGTCGCACATATCCGGCAAGAGGAGTAGAAGAGCCAGATAAGGATAAATCACTCCGTGGATCAAGAGATGGGTTCGTGGAGACGATCGTGTTTAATACGGCGTTGATGAGGAGGAGAATACGAGATCCTCATCTTGTGATGAAGATGATAGAGATTGGAAATAGTTCGCGAACCGATGTAGCAGTCTGCTATATGTCGGACAGAGTGGACCAGGAACTGTTAGACAATTTATTGAAAAGGCTTGATACAATCAATGTGGATGCGCTGCGGATGAATCAGCAAAGTCTTGCGGAAGAATTGTTCAAACGAAAATGGTTCAACCCGTTCCCGAAATTTAAGTTTACAGAGAGACCAGATACGGCGTCCGTGTGTTTGCTAGAAGGGAAAGTCGTACTTTTAGTTGACAATTCACCGTCTGCGATGATTCTTCCGACTTCGATTTTAGACATTATTGAGGAGGCAAACGACTATTATTTTCCAACTCTTACGAATGTATATTTGAAGGTATCGAGGGCGATTATTACCTTTGCAACAGTTTTTCTGACACCGGCATTTTTGTTGTTTATGCAAAATCTCAATTGGCTTCCGGAGGCATTTCAGTTTGTGTCATTGAAAGATACGGTCAATATTCCGCTTATTTTCCAATTGCTGATATTGGAGCTTGCAATCGATGGTCTTCGACTTGCGGCGATGAACACGCCAAGTATGTTAAGTACGCCGCTCAGTGTAATTGCCGGTATCGTTATGGGGGAATTTTCGGTCAAATCAGGATGGTTCAACTCAGAGGTTATGCTCTATATGGCGTTTGTCGCTGTGGCGAATTATACACAGCCGAATTTTGAGCTTGGATATGCGTTGAAATTTATGCGTCTGTTGCTTTTGGTTCTTACAGCGTGCTTTAACTGGATTGGATTTTTGGCGGGAACAATCATTATTATCTGCTCTATTGCATTTAACAAAACATTATCAGGAAGAAGTTATTTGAATATTAAATTGAATTAA
- a CDS encoding DegV family protein has protein sequence MNEFVIVSDSTVDLPKEYLQSKQVPIISLSYIMDGVTYEEMDGLSHKEFFEKLRAGSLPTTSQINPEQAREALEPFAKEGKDILYIGFSSGLSGSYNSVRMAAEDLKEEYPDINIIAIDSLCACMGEGLLLYKALELKEHGMSMEEIAKWVEANKLHICHNVTVDDLNHLHRGGRISKTTAVVGSMIKIKPIIHMSDEGKLVVIGKERGRKKSLVSIVDRMEKQMQGYDNDIVMITHGDCIEDAEFVKKQVEERFGIHNVMINGIGSVIGSHTGAGVVAVFFMGDKR, from the coding sequence ATGAATGAGTTTGTAATTGTATCAGACAGTACTGTGGATTTACCAAAAGAATATTTACAGTCCAAACAAGTTCCGATCATCTCACTGTCTTACATTATGGACGGAGTTACATATGAAGAGATGGATGGGCTGTCGCATAAAGAATTTTTTGAAAAGCTGAGGGCGGGTTCGCTTCCCACAACGTCTCAGATTAATCCGGAACAGGCGCGCGAAGCGCTGGAGCCGTTTGCAAAAGAAGGAAAAGATATTCTTTATATCGGCTTTTCTTCCGGATTGAGTGGAAGTTATAACAGTGTACGGATGGCGGCAGAGGACTTGAAAGAAGAATATCCGGACATCAACATTATTGCTATAGACAGTCTATGTGCATGCATGGGAGAAGGATTACTTCTATATAAAGCGTTAGAATTGAAGGAACACGGGATGTCAATGGAAGAGATTGCAAAATGGGTGGAAGCGAATAAGCTTCATATCTGTCACAATGTAACTGTGGATGACCTTAATCATCTTCACAGAGGAGGACGTATCTCTAAGACGACTGCGGTTGTTGGCTCTATGATTAAGATTAAGCCGATCATCCATATGAGCGATGAGGGAAAGCTGGTTGTCATTGGCAAAGAGCGAGGAAGAAAGAAGTCATTGGTTTCGATTGTAGACCGTATGGAAAAGCAGATGCAGGGATATGATAACGATATCGTGATGATTACGCATGGTGATTGTATAGAGGACGCTGAATTTGTGAAGAAACAGGTAGAAGAACGCTTTGGGATTCACAACGTGATGATTAACGGAATCGGTTCGGTTATTGGAAGCCACACCGGTGCCGGTGTTGTGGCCGTATTCTTTATGGGGGATAAGCGTTGA
- a CDS encoding putative manganese transporter encodes MSAVWEICKDVLIDGARMIPFLLFAFLLIELVEKYTGEKRDRILMKGNKAGPIIGALFGCIPQCGFSVVAANLYAERLVSVGTLLAVFMSTSDEAIIVMLGYPKSGGKILTILGLKVVIAIVVGYLVDLFCKRKRFSVKQESVWEERGCSCCGGHDGILKAVVSHSLKTLLYIMLFSMVLNVVIEGIGIERIQEILMNDSPFQIILSASVGLIPNCASSILITELYMKGVLALPAVMAGLLASGGMGLIVLWKNNRDKKENLKITAMLYIGSIVIGVILQILFIGMKY; translated from the coding sequence TTGAGTGCAGTATGGGAAATCTGTAAAGATGTGCTGATTGATGGGGCGAGGATGATCCCGTTTTTGCTTTTTGCATTTTTACTGATTGAATTAGTAGAAAAGTATACAGGAGAGAAACGAGACCGGATTCTGATGAAGGGAAACAAAGCAGGACCGATCATCGGAGCGCTGTTTGGGTGTATACCGCAATGTGGATTTTCCGTGGTGGCGGCAAATCTGTATGCAGAGCGGCTTGTCTCGGTTGGAACGCTTCTTGCTGTGTTTATGTCAACATCAGATGAGGCAATCATTGTTATGTTGGGATATCCGAAGAGTGGAGGTAAGATTCTTACAATTTTAGGTCTCAAAGTTGTCATTGCAATTGTTGTTGGATATCTCGTAGATTTATTTTGCAAAAGAAAGCGCTTTTCTGTAAAACAAGAAAGCGTATGGGAAGAGCGGGGATGTTCCTGCTGTGGCGGACATGACGGAATCTTGAAAGCGGTCGTATCTCATTCTTTGAAAACACTTTTGTACATTATGTTGTTTTCGATGGTATTGAATGTGGTTATCGAGGGAATTGGAATTGAAAGAATTCAAGAGATCTTGATGAATGACTCGCCGTTTCAGATTATTCTAAGCGCATCGGTAGGCCTGATTCCGAATTGTGCCTCATCGATACTGATTACAGAGCTATATATGAAAGGAGTTCTTGCGCTTCCGGCTGTGATGGCAGGACTGTTGGCAAGCGGCGGAATGGGACTGATTGTATTGTGGAAAAATAATCGGGACAAAAAAGAAAATTTAAAAATAACAGCAATGTTGTATATTGGTTCGATTGTGATCGGTGTGATCTTACAGATTTTATTTATCGGCATGAAATATTAA